In Desulfobulbaceae bacterium, the following proteins share a genomic window:
- a CDS encoding ribonuclease Z: protein MEALFLGVGEACDPVEPNTSILVFDSKRRAGLLLDCGFTTAHQYFGQCSDPEELQGIWISHFHGDHIFGLPLLLLQMNAMKRAGEVHIYGPQGVTAKFDAIMEMAYPLCRKKFSFDVECVEMCSGDLASIGEFELSAALVDHSQPAMAVRVSCQGKALFYSGDGRPTASSVALAQDCDLVVHECYSFEDSIPGHCSSAHVVDFARAVKCKRLAVVHVNVLERRSNLAKIKDRLNQAAGDREWFVPQANDRLCF from the coding sequence ATGGAAGCACTGTTTCTTGGTGTTGGTGAAGCCTGTGACCCTGTTGAACCCAATACCTCAATTCTGGTTTTTGATTCAAAGAGAAGGGCTGGGCTTCTTTTGGATTGCGGTTTTACGACTGCACATCAATATTTTGGCCAATGTTCTGATCCTGAAGAGTTACAAGGGATATGGATCTCGCATTTTCATGGTGATCATATTTTTGGCTTGCCTTTACTGCTGTTGCAAATGAATGCGATGAAAAGGGCGGGGGAGGTACATATTTATGGCCCGCAGGGAGTAACTGCCAAGTTTGATGCGATTATGGAAATGGCATATCCTCTATGTCGAAAAAAATTTTCGTTTGACGTGGAGTGCGTTGAAATGTGTTCAGGAGACCTCGCATCAATTGGTGAGTTTGAACTCTCTGCCGCACTTGTTGATCATTCTCAGCCAGCTATGGCAGTGCGGGTTAGTTGTCAGGGGAAGGCGCTTTTTTACAGCGGGGATGGGCGTCCCACCGCATCGTCTGTGGCATTGGCTCAGGATTGTGATTTAGTTGTCCATGAGTGTTATTCATTTGAAGATAGTATTCCAGGCCACTGCAGTAGTGCTCATGTTGTCGATTTTGCCCGTGCTGTAAAATGTAAGCGTCTGGCAGTCGTTCATGTGAATGTTTTGGAGAGAAGAAGTAATCTTGCCAAGATTAAAGATAGATTGAACCAGGCCGCCGGGGATAGAGAATGGTTTGTACCGCAAGCAAATGACCGATTATGCTTTTAA